Proteins encoded by one window of Kineosporia sp. NBRC 101731:
- the rpsS gene encoding 30S ribosomal protein S19, with amino-acid sequence MPRSLKKGPFVDDHLQKKVDVQNEKGTKTVIRTWSRRSMIVPDMLGHTIAVHDGRKHVPVFVTESMIGHKLGEFAPTRTFRGHEKDDRKGRRR; translated from the coding sequence ATGCCTCGCAGTCTGAAGAAGGGTCCCTTCGTCGACGACCACCTGCAGAAAAAGGTGGACGTTCAGAACGAGAAGGGGACCAAGACAGTCATCCGGACCTGGTCCCGGCGCTCGATGATCGTGCCCGACATGCTCGGTCACACGATCGCCGTGCACGACGGCCGCAAGCACGTCCCGGTGTTCGTCACCGAGTCGATGATCGGTCACAAGCTGGGCGAGTTCGCCCCCACCCGCACGTTCCGCGGACACGAGAAGGACGACCGCAAGGGTCGCCGGCGCTGA
- the rplV gene encoding 50S ribosomal protein L22 translates to MEAKAQARYVRVTPMKARRVVDLIRGKQAPQAIATLEFAPQAASEPVLKVVQSAIANARVKAAAASEAFDERTLVIQEAYVDEGPTLKRFRPRAQGRAYRIRKRTAHITVVVGPAEKKGGPQAVSANGRTR, encoded by the coding sequence ATGGAAGCCAAGGCGCAGGCGCGGTATGTCCGTGTCACGCCCATGAAGGCCCGCCGCGTCGTCGACCTCATCCGCGGGAAGCAGGCGCCGCAGGCGATCGCCACGCTGGAGTTCGCTCCGCAGGCCGCCAGCGAGCCGGTGCTCAAGGTCGTGCAGAGCGCGATCGCGAACGCACGGGTGAAGGCCGCTGCCGCGTCCGAGGCGTTCGACGAGCGCACCCTGGTCATCCAGGAGGCTTACGTGGACGAGGGCCCGACGCTCAAGCGGTTCCGGCCGCGGGCACAGGGCCGGGCGTACCGGATCCGTAAGCGGACCGCCCACATCACTGTGGTCGTCGGTCCGGCCGAGAAGAAGGGCGGCCCCCAGGCCGTCTCCGCGAATGGGAGGACCCGCTAG